In one Arenibacter antarcticus genomic region, the following are encoded:
- a CDS encoding nucleoside permease translates to MMQKSVRLKLSFLMFMEYFIWGAWYVTMGTYLFANLDASAVQVGSSYANLAIAAIISPFFVGLIADRYFEAQKIIGVLHIAGAIVLYYVSTVTDFNEFWWLILLYTILYMPTMALANSISFHQIKDGGKEFPMIRVFGTLGWIAAGLLIGFTGLESSVLTFQIAAIGSLILGVFSFLLPRTPVKEKVNTSLSSILGLDALVLFKSRSFVVFFLASIAVCIPLSFYYSFANPFLNDIGMENSAAKMTLGQISEFAFMLLIPLLFRKLGVKKIIMIGILAWILRYLMFAFGNIGANVWMLYMGIALHGICYDFFFVTGQIYTDKKAGKFIKSSAQGMLTFATYGVGMLIGSYLSGILTEEFVAPSTSSFSYDWNMVWIVPCIISVLILLLFTLFFKQNKTKELPVTDKILLKEPLI, encoded by the coding sequence ATGATGCAAAAATCTGTTCGTCTCAAGTTGTCCTTCTTAATGTTTATGGAGTATTTTATCTGGGGGGCCTGGTACGTTACAATGGGCACCTATTTGTTTGCCAATTTGGATGCAAGTGCAGTTCAGGTCGGATCTTCCTATGCAAATTTGGCCATAGCTGCAATTATCTCCCCTTTTTTCGTGGGATTGATTGCCGATCGCTATTTTGAGGCCCAAAAAATAATAGGAGTACTGCATATTGCAGGGGCTATAGTTCTGTATTACGTAAGTACTGTCACGGATTTTAATGAATTTTGGTGGTTGATCTTGTTGTACACGATTCTTTATATGCCCACCATGGCCCTGGCGAACTCCATTTCCTTTCATCAGATAAAAGATGGGGGCAAAGAGTTTCCAATGATCAGGGTGTTTGGCACTTTGGGATGGATTGCCGCAGGTTTGCTCATAGGCTTTACCGGACTTGAAAGCTCTGTACTTACTTTTCAGATAGCCGCGATTGGGTCCTTAATATTGGGAGTTTTTAGTTTCTTATTGCCAAGAACCCCAGTAAAGGAGAAAGTAAATACCAGTCTATCATCGATTTTAGGTCTGGATGCCTTAGTTTTATTTAAAAGCAGATCATTTGTAGTTTTCTTTTTAGCTTCTATTGCCGTCTGTATCCCGCTTTCATTTTACTATAGTTTTGCCAACCCCTTCCTCAACGATATTGGGATGGAGAATTCGGCTGCCAAAATGACCCTTGGCCAGATATCTGAATTTGCCTTTATGTTGTTGATCCCTTTACTGTTCCGAAAATTAGGTGTCAAGAAGATAATTATGATCGGGATCTTGGCTTGGATCCTTCGTTATTTAATGTTCGCGTTCGGAAATATTGGGGCCAATGTATGGATGCTTTATATGGGTATCGCATTGCATGGGATTTGTTACGACTTCTTTTTTGTTACTGGACAGATCTATACGGATAAAAAGGCGGGGAAATTCATCAAAAGTTCAGCGCAGGGAATGTTGACCTTTGCCACCTATGGGGTGGGGATGCTCATCGGTTCCTATTTATCAGGGATATTGACCGAGGAGTTTGTGGCGCCATCCACCAGCAGTTTTAGTTATGACTGGAATATGGTGTGGATTGTTCCCTGCATTATTTCCGTTCTGATCCTTTTATTATTCACACTGTTCTTCAAGCAGAATAAAACTAAAGAGTTACCTGTAACCGATAAGATTTTATTAAAAGAACCCTTAATCTAA